Part of the Thermococcus sp. genome, TACATATATGTTGACCGGTGGAAAGGCTCACGAGCCGATAATCACGCAATACAGTATCGGATCAACGGCCTGCTAGCCAGTGGAGTGCCCTTGCTGCCCTCTCTGGGGTCGAGAAGTTCTTGATCCCACGCTCCTCAAGCAACTCAACCCCATCCCCGACCAGCTCCCCGGCCATGAAGTTGACGATGACCGGCTTATTGCATTCGGCCTCGATGATGGCTCTGGCTATCTCCTCGCCGGGCAGGAAGATGGGCGGGACGCAGATGACGAGGAGTGAATCCACGTTTTCGTCCCGGCAGACGACTTCAATCGTTTTCTTGTACCTTTCGTAGTCCGCATCGGCTATCAGGTCTATCGGGTTCCTCAGGGAGCACTGGGGTGGAAGGAAGGAGCGAAGCTCATCGACAGTCTCATCGCTCAGCTTTGCAATCTCAAGGCCCAGCCTTTCGAGTTTGTCCGTTGCTAGAACACCTGGGCCGCCGGAGTTTGTGATCACTGCGACCCTCTTCCCGGCTCTGGTGTGCATCTCAAAGACCTTAGCCGCATCAAAGAGCTCCTCCATCTCCTCAACCTCTATCGCCCCGGCCTGCCTGAATGCCGCCCTGTAAATCTCATAGCTTCCAGCGAGCGAGCCGGTGTGGCTCGCGGCAGCTTTGGCTCCGCTCGCGCTCTTACCCGCCTTGAGTATTATGACGGGCTTTCTGGCCGCTGCATAGCGAAGGGCCTCCAAAAACCGCCTGCCGTCCTTAACTCCCTCGATGTAGAGGGCGATGACCTTCGTGTTTTCATCGTCGGCGAAGTACTCAAGGAAGTCGCTCTCGTTTAAATCGGAGGCGTTTCCATAGGAAACGAAGGCCGAGAAGCCAATCCCCTCGTCGTTGCCCATGGCCAATGCCGCGCCGCCGAAGGCACCACTCTGACTGATTAACGCCAGCCCGCCGGGTTTAACGCGAACCTCGAAGGAGCCGAAGAAATTCCCGAGGACGCCGAAGATGCCGGCGCAGTTCGGTCCAATGATTCTAACGCCGTGCTCTCTCGCCTTTTCCACCAGTTCGCGCTCGAGATCAGCATTCCCAACCTCGGAGAAGCCGGCAGAGATAACGACCGCGCCCCTGGTAAGGGGGCCGATTTCGTCTATGAGAGACAGTACGAACTTTGCCGGAATCGCGATTATGGCCGTGTCAACGGCCTCATCAAGCGCCTCACGGATTTGGAGGGTTCTTCCCCCTACCTCAACGGTTCCACCCTTCGGATTCACCGGGATTATCTTCCCTCCAAATCCACCCTCCACGATGTTCCGGAGAATCTCGTATGCTATGGCGCCCTTCTTGAAGGAGCCAAATACCGCAACGCTGGAGGGATGAAAGAAGAAGTCCATTCACTCACCCCCTTCATCCTCCTCGGGGGGTACGGGATTAACATCCTCATCCGATCCCTCGGTCGAAGGTTCCGTGCCCCCACCCTTCTTACCGCGACGCCTCAGCATGAAAAACCCCGCTCCCAAGGCCACGACCAGCCCCAGGCCCATATAGATATAAAGGGTTGTCCTGCGCTCCGTAACACGTATGAGCACCATCGTCGGAGAGATGAGCTTGTACTGCCCGCCTCGCACCTCTATTTCATTGAAGGAACCCGGCAGCTTAACCAAAACCTCCCAGCGCTTCTCAGTTAAGCTTTCGCTGTACTTCACCTGGGGGTGAACGACCCCCACGATGACGAGTCGGTCGTTCTCTATCCTGCCCTCCATGCTCACCGGGTGCATTGTGCCCTTGAAAGCCTCAAGTAAAATGGTCCTGACGGTATCGCTGGCGTTGGCACCGGTAAACGTAGCCGTGAACTGCAGGTATCCCTGAGCCGGGTTGTAGGCGAGGGCAATGCTCTTGTTCGTCTCGTTCAGGAACTTCATGACGGAAACCTCACCACTCGTAAGCTGGATTAGGGGGAGAAAGTCGCCGCCGTTCCAGACGGCCACGTGATCCGTGAGCTGGCTTGGGACAGGGGCAAGGTTCTCAATGTTGTACTCCTTCGGAAGAATCAACGTGAGCCTGTTCCAGTGATAGGCGAACACGTGCCCCTTGAACAGGAAATCGAGCGGACCATAGACCGGACAGCGGAGGGTACGGTTGTCCCCAACCAGAAAATTCGTCATCTCAAATGAGACGACCGCCGACCAGTTCTTCAGAACCCTCACGGGGCCGCCGGCTGGAATGTAGATGGTGCTGTTCAACCCCTGACCGGCGAGCTTATTGTTGAAGTCGTCCTTGAGATTGGTGTACACGAGCTGGCGAACGAAATCCGCAAACTCGCTCTCGGCCCGGGTCGTGTTGTTCGCGGAGAGCCTGCTGAAGTAAGCCCGGTAATAGGGATCTTTAAGAACGGCGTATATTGTAAAATGCGCCATCCCAGAGGCGTCCACCTGGATCATCATCTCGATGTTGAACACGTTCTGAGGAATGTTTTCCGCTGCTGAGACCGGTCGAACAACAGGAGTAAAACTCATCAGAAGAAGGATGAATACAAACACCGCATACCTCCTCATCCCCTCACCTCCGGAAAGAGTGCCCAGGATAATAAAAAAGCTTATTGGTTCCTCCGGCTAAGGAAAGAGCATGAGAAAAAAATACCGGAAGGTCGTCGTGGGAGGTACATTCGACAGGCTCCACCTCGGCCACAAAGCCCTGCTCAGGAAAGCGTTTGAAGTCGGGGAGTACGTTTATGTCGGCCTAACTTCAGACGAGATGATAAGGGGAAAACCACACGCCGAGAAAATCCTTCCCTACGGGCTCCGTCTCAGGGATTTAATAAAGTTCTTCGAGGTCAACGGCTACTCAGACTACCGCATAATCAAGATAAACACGTCAATAGGTTTTGCCGGCAGGATGAAAGGTCTCGAGGCCATAGTGGTCAGCGAAGAGACGTACAAAGGGGCGCTGGTCGTGAACAGGGCCAGGGAGGAAAACGGCCTTAAGCCACTTGAGATAGTCACGATAGATATAATCAAAAGCGCTATAGGACCAAAGATAAGCTCCTCCCTCATAAGGGCCGGCCTCATAGACCCCTTCGGCAGGCCGGTCTCCAGTGGAAATGAAACTCTCCGAAAGACGTTTAAGCCCTCAGATAATAACACCCCCGGTGATATCGATGGGGAAGTTTAAGGAGCCGATTATAGCGATTAACTTCAAGACCTACGCCCAGGCCACGGGCGATGGGGCCTTGAGGATAGCCAAGGCCGCCGAGAAGGTCTACAAAGAGACAGGGATAACAATCGTCGTTGCACCACAGCTGGTCGACCTTTATAAAATAGCCCAGGAGGTCGAGATTCCGGTCTTCGCCCAGCACATCGACCCGATAATGCCGGGCAGCCACACCGGACACGTCCTTCCTGAGGCGGTTAAAGAGGCCGGGGCTGTGGGAACGCTCCTTAACCACTCCGAGAACAGAATGGTCCTCGCCGATCTCGAGGCCAGCATTAGGAGGGCGGAGGAAGTCGGACTGATGACGATGGTATGCTCCAACAACCCGGCTGTCAGTGCTGCCGTTGCCGCTTTAGGACCGGACTATGTTGCAGTAGAGCCACCAGAGCTCATAGGGACGGGCATCCCCGTCAGCAAAGCCAAGCCAGAAGTTATAACCGACACCGTCGAGCTGGTTAAGAGGGTCAACCCCGAGGTTAAGGTCCTTACCGGCGCTGGGATTTCCACCGGAGAGGACGTCAAGAAGGCCCTTGAACTCGGAAGCGTTGGAGTGCTCCTCGCGAGCGGTGTAACCAAGGCCAAGGACCCGGAGAAGGCGATAAGGGATCTGGTGTCGTTGGTAATCTGACCCTCTGACCCTAAAATTCCCCTGATTCTTTAAGATTTTTAGAAGTAAGATATAAAAAGTAAAAAGACGAGGAGAAAACATCACATGGCAGTGTAGCCGCCGTCAACCACCAGCTCCGTCCCGGTCACGAACCTCGATTCGTCAGAGGCCAGGTAGAGAACCGCGTAAGCCACATCTATGGGTTCGCCAACCCATCCAACAGGGTTCATCCGGGCAAAGACCTTCTTGCATTCTTCCTCGTTTGAGACACCCATCTTCCTGCAGGCCTTCATCAGCATTGGGGTCCAAATGCTACCGGGGTGTACGGAGTTCACCCGTATGCTGTCCTTAGCGTAGATCAGGGCGTCCGTCTTTGTCATGAGCCTTATAGCGCCCTTGGAGGCATGATATGGAGGAATCCCAGGCGAGCCAACTATACCGTAGATCGAGGAGATATTGACGATGCTCCCGCCACCACTCCGTTTCATATAAGGCACGGCGTGTTTCGTGCAGAAGAATACCCCCTTAACGTTGACGTCCATAACCTGATCCCACTCCTCCTCGGTAAGCTCGTGGGTGGGCTTGTCAACGCCGGTCACCCCCGCGTTGTTCACGAGGATATCGACCCTCCCGAACTCCTCCACGATTTCCGCAAAGACTCTCTTAACCTCCTCCTCTCTGCTCACGTCGAGCTTCCAGAACTTTGCTGTACCACCTTCGGAGATGATCTCCCCAACGACTTGTCTACCACACTCCTCATTCCGTCCGGTAACTGCCACCTTTGCACCTTCCCTGGCCAAAAGCTTTGCTATCGCCCTCCCAATACCGGAGGTGGCGCCGGTAACGATTGCAACTTTCCCTTCAACCCTTCCCATTGTT contains:
- the coaD gene encoding phosphopantetheine adenylyltransferase — encoded protein: MRKKYRKVVVGGTFDRLHLGHKALLRKAFEVGEYVYVGLTSDEMIRGKPHAEKILPYGLRLRDLIKFFEVNGYSDYRIIKINTSIGFAGRMKGLEAIVVSEETYKGALVVNRAREENGLKPLEIVTIDIIKSAIGPKISSSLIRAGLIDPFGRPVSSGNETLRKTFKPSDNNTPGDIDGEV
- a CDS encoding SDR family NAD(P)-dependent oxidoreductase → MGRVEGKVAIVTGATSGIGRAIAKLLAREGAKVAVTGRNEECGRQVVGEIISEGGTAKFWKLDVSREEEVKRVFAEIVEEFGRVDILVNNAGVTGVDKPTHELTEEEWDQVMDVNVKGVFFCTKHAVPYMKRSGGGSIVNISSIYGIVGSPGIPPYHASKGAIRLMTKTDALIYAKDSIRVNSVHPGSIWTPMLMKACRKMGVSNEEECKKVFARMNPVGWVGEPIDVAYAVLYLASDESRFVTGTELVVDGGYTAM
- a CDS encoding acetate--CoA ligase family protein, yielding MDFFFHPSSVAVFGSFKKGAIAYEILRNIVEGGFGGKIIPVNPKGGTVEVGGRTLQIREALDEAVDTAIIAIPAKFVLSLIDEIGPLTRGAVVISAGFSEVGNADLERELVEKAREHGVRIIGPNCAGIFGVLGNFFGSFEVRVKPGGLALISQSGAFGGAALAMGNDEGIGFSAFVSYGNASDLNESDFLEYFADDENTKVIALYIEGVKDGRRFLEALRYAAARKPVIILKAGKSASGAKAAASHTGSLAGSYEIYRAAFRQAGAIEVEEMEELFDAAKVFEMHTRAGKRVAVITNSGGPGVLATDKLERLGLEIAKLSDETVDELRSFLPPQCSLRNPIDLIADADYERYKKTIEVVCRDENVDSLLVICVPPIFLPGEEIARAIIEAECNKPVIVNFMAGELVGDGVELLEERGIKNFSTPERAARALHWLAGR
- the tpiA gene encoding triose-phosphate isomerase: MGKFKEPIIAINFKTYAQATGDGALRIAKAAEKVYKETGITIVVAPQLVDLYKIAQEVEIPVFAQHIDPIMPGSHTGHVLPEAVKEAGAVGTLLNHSENRMVLADLEASIRRAEEVGLMTMVCSNNPAVSAAVAALGPDYVAVEPPELIGTGIPVSKAKPEVITDTVELVKRVNPEVKVLTGAGISTGEDVKKALELGSVGVLLASGVTKAKDPEKAIRDLVSLVI